The following are encoded in a window of Ogataea parapolymorpha DL-1 chromosome VII, whole genome shotgun sequence genomic DNA:
- a CDS encoding Endoplasmic reticulum vesicle protein 25: MKVIEIVKFIILFAGLASSLKLEIPATLHNPPPKCVREFVSDGQLVVVNINTDGYVGDGQVLTLRIVDSEGNEYRKKRDVAGNFRAAFTSQSSSSFDICFENHLQNRQKEGQLSREIELEVEAGAAARDWNAIQAVEKLKPAEVQFRKIEEMVDEISEELQYLVRREERLRDTNESTNRRVRNFSVLIIFVLIGVGLWQVHYLRNYFRSKHIL, encoded by the coding sequence ATGAAGGTGATCGAAATCGTGAAATTTATTATACTGTTTGCCGGTCTTGCTTCCTCTTTGAAGCTTGAGATTCCGGCTACTCTACACAATCCGCCTCCAAAATGTGTGCGTGAATTCGTTTCCGATGGACAACTTGTTGTGGTCAACATTAACACTGATGGATATGTGGGCGACGGCCAAGTTTTGACGCTGCGTATTGTTGATTCCGAGGGTAACGAGTACCGTAAGAAGAGAGATGTGGCTGGTAATTTCCGCGCAGCGTTCACGTCGCAatcatcgtcgtcgttcgaCATCTGTTTCGAAAACCACTTGCAAAACAGACAAAAGGAGGGTCAATTGTCGCGTGAGATCGAGCTCGAGGTTGAGGCGggtgctgctgccagagaTTGGAATGCTATCCAGGCAgtcgagaagctgaagcCGGCAGAGGTTCAGTTCCGCAAGATAGAGGAGATGGTCGACGAAATCAGCGAGGAGTTGCAATACTTAGTGAGAAGAGAGGAGAGATTGAGAGACACCAACGAGAGTACCAACAGACGTGTGAGAAACTTCAGTGTTCTGATCATTTTTGTGTTGATAGGAGTCGGCTTGTGGCAAGTGCACTACCTGAGAAATTACTTCAGATCCAAGCATATTTTGTAA
- a CDS encoding putative transcription factor SEF1 codes for MSEPCKRKLVTLLPNTMKKRQQRAAPKPTTVFNNPQGATKGQPKLRFLKSCARCRKHKIKCNLSETRPNPCSACSRRGHDCHIETVVHVQRSTIIKNIADSIEDMKALVDMLMLQDRLLQNICQERGIKVDGLFNLESISAYPSPMSSHTPSCDESCKSLSIDSCSPVPSDDEYSFDESPCFSLGSKDYPAATIQSWFSMFNTCYLAKVPIMHHISSPTQLHHQSPLLFWTVAYLVSKDADIVGYLKQQLQGSTDIYSIQAIVLLASFPQKHNFDIYSLLQRAREIAVQHELNKDYSPHSKLSSTHSQNIWCLIFVLGTLHSFRLGKQWSTSSDRLLELKKNQSSYTGELVNITLYFSKMLNSLVFDIDKENAAKDNLIQSSLSSWKHQLSSIASPEYQSLRSLLSVIHLTLTLLEPAKELADKAIQYSALISRCRELVDQLVGVDVEQSPIFIKIALDFATLLTLRLSTTPYSSCTKEEQAALEMFVKMFKKLSSTRELENSSELIMSIVHYQTTTVSHGSLYYQTYSFATKLLQGLYPTLNDEQNPDTEDPYVMDAEYRLFQQLKNLDLSNPEKPKPFDVVDVFLRLEDETDTLNEML; via the coding sequence ATGTCTGAACCTTGCAAACGGAAATTGGTGACGCTTTTGCCCAACACCATGAAAAAGCGCCAGCAGCGGGCCGCTCCCAAGCCCACGACGGTGTTCAACAACCCTCAGGGTGCTACAAAAGGCCAGCCCAAGCTCCGCTTCCTGAAGTCTTGTGCAAGGTGTCGCAAACACAAAATCAAATGCAATCTCAGCGAAACGCGCCCAAACCCGTGCTCTGCCTGCTCCCGGCGGGGCCACGATTGCCACATTGAAACTGTCGTCCATGTCCAGCGCTCCAcaatcatcaagaacatcgCAGATAGCATTGAGGACATGAAGGCCCTGGTGGACATGTTGATGTTGCAGGATCGTTTACTTCAAAACATTTGCCAGGAAAGAGGAATCAAGGTAGACGGGCTTTTCAATCTAGAGTCTATCTCTGCTTACCCCTCTCCCATGTCTTCGCATACTCCTTCTTGCGACGAGAGCTGTAAGTCGCTTTCCATCGACTCATGTTCGCCGGTCCCTTCGGATGACGAATACTCTTTCGATGAGTCCCCTTGCTTTAGTCTTGGTAGCAAGGACTATCCTGCCGCCACTATCCAGTCCTGGTTCAGCATGTTCAACACATGCTACCTGGCAAAAGTGCCTATCATGCACCACATATCCTCGCCAACTCAGCTGCACCATCAGTCGCCACTTCTCTTTTGGACAGTCGCCTATCTTGTGTCCAAAGATGCAGACATTGTTGGCTATTTGAAACAGCAGTTGCAGGGCTCCACCGATATTTATTCCATTCAGGCTATTGTACTGTTGGCATCTTTTCCTCAGAAACACAATTTCGACATCTACTCTCTTCTCCAGCGTGCGAGAGAGATTGCTGTCcagcacgagctcaacaaagaTTATTCCCCGCACTCGAAATTATCCTCCACTCACTCGCAGAATATCTGGTGTTTGATTTTTGTGCTTGGAACTCTACATAGCTTCAGACTGGGGAAACAATGGTCGACCTCGTCAGACAGGCTGTTGGAGCTTAAGAAAAATCAGAGCTCGTATACTGGAGAGCTGGTGAACATCACGCTCTATTTCTCAAAGATGCTGAACAGTCTTGTTTTCGACATTGACAAGGAAAACGCAGCAAAGGACAATCTGATCCAAAGCTCCCTGTCTTCCTGGAAGCACCAGTTGAGCTCAATAGCATCGCCAGAATATCAGTCCCTTCGCTCTTTATTGTCTGTGATTCATCTAACTCTAACTCTTCTAGAGCCTGCAAAAGAACTGGCAGACAAAGCTATCCAATACTCTGCCCTGATATCCCGTTGTCGCGAACTGGTGGACCAACTGGTGGGGGTGGATGTCGAACAGTCCCCAATATTTATTAAGATCGCTTTGGATTTTGCTACACTCTTGACTCTTCGCCTCAGCACAACGCCTTATAGCTCTTGCACTAAAGAGGAACAAGCCGCTTTGGAGATGTTTGTGAAAATGTTTAAAAAGCTCTCGTCAACGCGGGAGCTTGAAAACTCCTCAGAGCTGATAATGTCGATCGTCCATTACCAAACCACAACCGTTTCTCACGGGTCTCTGTATTACCAAACATACTCGTTTGCAACCAAGCTTTTGCAAGGCCTTTACCCAACGCTGAATGACGAACAGAACCCAGATACTGAGGATCCCTACGTGATGGACGCTGAATACCGCTtgttccagcagctcaagaactTGGATTTGAGCAACCCAGAGAAACCAAAGCCTTTCGACGTTGTCGACGTGTTTTTGAGACTGGAAGATGAAACAGATACTCTTAATGAGATGCTTTAA